Proteins found in one Subtercola endophyticus genomic segment:
- the pyrH gene encoding UMP kinase yields MTDTTKKRRVLLKLSGEAFGGGALGVNPDVVGALAREIAEAAKTVEIAVVVGGGNFFRGAELSQRGMDRGRADYMGMLGTVMNALALQDFLEQAGAETRVQSAISMTQVAEPYIPRRAERHLEKGRVVIFGAGAGLPYFSTDTVAAQRALEIGADVVLVAKNGVDGVYDSDPRTNPDAKKIDRLTYIDALQRELKVVDSTAFSLCMDNRMPMVVFGMEPNGNVARAILGEEIGTLVHTSHE; encoded by the coding sequence ATGACAGACACAACCAAGAAAAGGCGTGTACTGCTGAAGCTCTCGGGGGAGGCTTTCGGCGGTGGCGCACTCGGTGTTAATCCCGATGTCGTCGGAGCACTGGCTCGTGAGATAGCCGAGGCTGCAAAGACCGTTGAGATCGCCGTCGTTGTGGGGGGCGGCAACTTCTTTCGTGGTGCAGAGCTCTCCCAGCGGGGCATGGATCGCGGCCGAGCGGACTACATGGGCATGCTCGGCACAGTGATGAACGCCCTCGCGCTGCAAGACTTTCTGGAGCAGGCCGGGGCCGAGACGCGGGTGCAGTCGGCCATCTCGATGACCCAGGTGGCTGAGCCGTACATCCCCCGTCGTGCCGAGCGGCACCTCGAGAAAGGCCGTGTGGTCATCTTCGGCGCCGGCGCCGGGCTACCGTACTTCTCGACCGACACGGTCGCCGCCCAGCGCGCCCTCGAGATCGGCGCCGATGTCGTGCTGGTCGCGAAGAACGGTGTCGACGGCGTTTACGACTCCGACCCGCGCACCAACCCCGACGCCAAGAAGATCGACCGGCTGACCTACATCGACGCGCTGCAGCGTGAGCTCAAGGTCGTCGACTCCACAGCGTTCAGCTTGTGTATGGACAACCGGATGCCCATGGTGGTGTTCGGCATGGAGCCCAACGGCAACGTGGCCCGCGCCATTCTCGGCGAAGAGATCGGCACGCTGGTTCACACCTCGCACGAGTAG
- the tsf gene encoding translation elongation factor Ts, with protein sequence MANFNVADVKILRDRLGAGMVDSKNALVEADGDIDKAIEILRLKGQKGVAKREGRATSEGLVAAKENGNSATLIELACETDFVAKNQKFIDLSEKVLDATVAANASTVAEALGAACGPHQTVAEVITDEAAILGEKLELRRVAQVGGEHFAIYLHRTSKDLPPQVGVIVGYIGDDADTARSIAQHISFANPEYLNREGVPADAVEAERKIVTEIAENEGKPAAALPKIIEGRLTGYFKQVALLDQDYAKDNKLSVGKVVADAGLTITGFARFKVGA encoded by the coding sequence ATGGCAAATTTCAACGTTGCCGACGTTAAGATCCTGCGTGACCGCCTCGGTGCCGGAATGGTCGACAGCAAGAACGCTCTGGTCGAGGCCGATGGTGACATCGACAAGGCCATCGAGATTCTGCGTCTCAAGGGCCAGAAGGGCGTGGCGAAGCGCGAAGGCCGCGCCACCAGCGAGGGCCTTGTAGCCGCTAAAGAGAACGGCAACAGTGCCACTCTCATCGAGCTGGCCTGTGAGACCGACTTCGTGGCGAAGAACCAGAAGTTCATCGACCTGAGCGAGAAGGTTCTCGACGCGACCGTCGCCGCGAACGCGAGCACCGTCGCCGAAGCTCTGGGCGCCGCCTGCGGCCCGCACCAGACCGTCGCCGAGGTCATCACCGACGAGGCCGCGATTCTGGGCGAGAAGCTCGAACTGCGTCGTGTCGCCCAGGTGGGCGGCGAGCACTTCGCGATCTACCTGCACCGCACGAGCAAAGACCTGCCCCCGCAGGTCGGCGTCATCGTGGGCTACATCGGTGACGATGCAGACACTGCACGCAGCATCGCGCAGCACATTTCGTTCGCGAACCCCGAGTACTTGAACCGCGAGGGTGTTCCCGCCGACGCGGTCGAGGCCGAGCGCAAGATCGTGACCGAGATCGCCGAAAACGAGGGTAAGCCTGCTGCGGCGCTGCCGAAGATCATCGAGGGTCGCCTGACCGGGTACTTCAAGCAGGTCGCACTGCTCGACCAGGACTACGCCAAAGACAACAAGCTGTCTGTCGGCAAGGTCGTCGCCGACGCAGGCCTGACCATCACGGGCTTCGCCCGGTTCAAGGTCGGCGCGTAG
- the rpsB gene encoding 30S ribosomal protein S2: MAVVTIRQLLDSGVHFGHQTRRWNPKMKRFILTERSGSHIIDLQQSLAYIDKTYDYVKETVAHGGTVLFVGTKKQAQGSIAEQATRVGQPYVNQRWLGGLLTNFQTVSKRLARMKELEELDFEDTAKSGFTKKELLIKKRELDKLHKSLGGIRNLTKTPSALWVVDTKKEHLAIDEARKLGIPVIGILDTNCDPDEVQYPIPGNDDAIRSVGLLTRIIADAAAEGLIQRHQKPEEAGNVSAVEPLAEWERELLETSTVELAATEIEVAVELEVEGQPEAVVEAAATDAAEIVEDIVELAEEPNTEENDADAQLIGKNIGDPVAHPVAPSRGETLSE; this comes from the coding sequence ATGGCCGTTGTAACCATTCGCCAGCTGCTCGACAGCGGCGTTCACTTCGGGCACCAGACCCGCCGGTGGAACCCGAAAATGAAGCGCTTCATTCTGACCGAGCGCTCGGGCAGCCACATCATCGACCTGCAGCAGTCGCTGGCCTACATCGACAAGACCTACGACTACGTCAAAGAGACCGTGGCGCACGGCGGCACCGTTCTTTTCGTCGGCACCAAGAAGCAGGCTCAGGGGTCCATCGCCGAGCAGGCGACCCGTGTCGGCCAGCCCTACGTCAACCAGCGCTGGCTCGGTGGGCTCCTCACCAACTTCCAGACGGTGTCGAAGCGTCTCGCCCGCATGAAAGAGCTCGAAGAGCTCGACTTCGAAGACACCGCGAAGAGCGGTTTCACGAAGAAAGAGCTGCTCATCAAGAAGCGCGAGCTCGACAAGCTGCACAAGAGCCTCGGTGGTATTCGTAACCTCACGAAGACCCCGTCGGCGCTCTGGGTGGTCGACACCAAGAAAGAGCACCTCGCCATCGACGAGGCCCGCAAGCTCGGCATCCCGGTCATCGGCATTCTCGACACGAACTGCGACCCCGACGAAGTTCAGTACCCGATTCCGGGTAACGACGACGCCATCCGTTCGGTAGGCCTGTTGACTCGCATCATCGCCGACGCTGCGGCCGAAGGCCTCATCCAGCGTCACCAGAAGCCCGAAGAGGCCGGTAACGTCTCGGCCGTCGAGCCCCTCGCCGAGTGGGAGCGCGAGCTGCTCGAGACGAGCACCGTCGAGCTGGCTGCGACCGAAATCGAAGTAGCCGTCGAGCTCGAGGTCGAGGGCCAGCCTGAGGCTGTCGTCGAGGCTGCTGCAACCGATGCTGCGGAGATCGTCGAAGACATCGTCGAGCTTGCCGAAGAGCCGAACACCGAAGAGAACGACGCTGACGCGCAGCTCATCGGCAAGAACATCGGCGACCCGGTGGCGCACCCCGTCGCCCCGTCGCGCGGCGAAACGCTCTCCGAATAG
- a CDS encoding sugar porter family MFS transporter: MSGTASTTGSGVSEKDLQKKLNRKVIGLSIAAALGGFLFGFDSSVINGAVDAIKSDFDLGGVPLLSGFVVASALLGCAIGAYFAGRLADRMGRIPVMLIGAGLFLVSSIGSAFAFAVWDLVLWRVLGGLGIGIASVIAPAYIAEIAPKAVRGSLASLQQLAITLGIFAALLSDAILANAAGDANSPLWFGADAWRWMFVMCAIPAIVYGLLALRLPESPRYLANKGRQDDARDVLASVMPKHQVDDALNEIERTLKEDKENARTASLRGKLFGLLPVVWVGILLSMFQQLVGINVIFYYSTSLWASVGFDTTNPGTSLTISVVTSVVNVAVTFVAIFFVDKVGRRPLLLSGSIGMFISLGVMALAFAQSVQVNGSPSLPGAWGPIALVAANLFVICFGATWGPLVWVLLGEIFPNRIRGKALGVAAAAQWLTNFAITETFPALSDFSLTFTYGMYAFFALVSFFFVFFAVPETKGRSLESMDDLKVDRGGRAAKAAAALKADAPA, translated from the coding sequence ATGTCTGGCACGGCTAGCACAACGGGGTCTGGCGTTTCAGAGAAAGACCTGCAGAAAAAACTCAATCGCAAGGTGATCGGCCTTTCGATCGCGGCGGCCCTCGGCGGCTTCTTGTTCGGGTTCGACTCCTCGGTCATCAACGGCGCGGTCGACGCGATCAAGAGCGACTTCGACCTGGGCGGCGTTCCGCTGCTGAGCGGTTTTGTCGTCGCCTCAGCCTTGCTCGGTTGCGCGATCGGCGCCTACTTCGCCGGCCGGCTGGCCGACCGCATGGGCCGTATTCCGGTCATGCTCATCGGCGCCGGGCTCTTTCTGGTCAGCTCCATCGGCTCGGCCTTCGCCTTCGCCGTGTGGGATCTGGTGCTCTGGCGCGTGCTCGGCGGCCTCGGCATCGGTATCGCCTCGGTGATCGCTCCGGCGTACATCGCCGAGATCGCGCCGAAGGCCGTGCGCGGCAGTCTCGCGTCGCTGCAGCAACTGGCCATCACGCTCGGTATCTTCGCCGCCCTGCTCTCTGACGCGATTCTCGCGAATGCGGCCGGCGACGCCAACAGTCCGCTCTGGTTCGGCGCCGACGCCTGGCGGTGGATGTTCGTGATGTGCGCCATTCCGGCCATCGTTTACGGCCTGCTTGCCTTGCGGTTACCGGAATCGCCGAGGTATCTGGCGAACAAGGGGCGGCAGGATGACGCGCGAGACGTTCTGGCCAGTGTCATGCCGAAGCATCAGGTCGACGATGCCCTGAACGAGATCGAACGCACCCTGAAGGAAGACAAGGAGAACGCTCGAACGGCCTCGCTACGCGGCAAGCTGTTCGGTCTACTGCCTGTCGTATGGGTGGGCATTCTGCTCTCGATGTTCCAGCAACTTGTGGGCATCAACGTGATCTTCTACTACTCGACGTCGTTGTGGGCCTCGGTCGGCTTCGACACCACGAATCCGGGCACGTCTCTCACGATCTCGGTGGTCACGTCGGTGGTGAACGTCGCCGTCACCTTCGTGGCGATCTTCTTCGTCGACAAGGTCGGTCGAAGGCCGCTACTGCTCAGCGGTTCGATCGGCATGTTCATCTCGCTCGGTGTGATGGCGCTTGCCTTCGCGCAGTCGGTTCAGGTCAACGGCAGCCCCTCTCTTCCGGGCGCCTGGGGGCCCATTGCGCTGGTCGCCGCGAACCTCTTCGTGATCTGCTTCGGTGCGACCTGGGGTCCGCTGGTCTGGGTTCTGCTCGGCGAGATCTTTCCGAACCGCATTCGCGGCAAGGCGCTCGGCGTTGCGGCTGCGGCTCAGTGGCTCACCAACTTCGCCATCACCGAGACCTTCCCGGCGCTGTCTGACTTCTCGCTCACCTTCACCTACGGCATGTACGCGTTCTTCGCGCTCGTGTCGTTCTTCTTCGTGTTCTTCGCCGTTCCCGAGACCAAGGGCCGGTCGCTGGAGAGTATGGATGATCTGAAGGTCGACCGCGGCGGACGAGCGGCGAAGGCAGCCGCTGCCCTCAAGGCGGATGCCCCGGCGTAA
- a CDS encoding tyrosine-type recombinase/integrase, with amino-acid sequence MDLGQSIDDFVSYLALERGYSPNTIRSYSSDLATLRAFAAQRQAAARAVSAAPAAAPAPAAAASVPSATSDVELTLELLRDWLWDASNRGFSKATLARRSATTKSFSAWLSRTHRQPVDNAIRLRAPKPERSLPRVLSRASMQVLFDALEIAAAEGDPVAERDRAIVELLYASALRVSELVGIDVDDLDDSRRTVLVTGKGSKQRVVPFGAPAAEAIAQYREHGRRALLARASAPDSAAVPSPARAKAAVAAAPAASALFLNTRGARMGTRSVYALVSKLLQGVPGSGPEGPHAFRHTAATHLLDGGADLRAVQEMLGHASLGTTQIYTHVTTERLRQTYLAAHPRA; translated from the coding sequence ATGGATCTCGGGCAGAGCATCGACGACTTCGTGTCGTACCTCGCGCTTGAGCGCGGCTATTCGCCGAACACCATCCGGTCGTACTCCTCCGACCTCGCGACGCTTCGCGCGTTCGCCGCGCAGCGACAAGCTGCCGCCCGAGCTGTGTCCGCTGCTCCCGCTGCGGCCCCCGCTCCCGCTGCCGCCGCGAGCGTGCCGTCGGCAACCTCCGATGTGGAGTTGACGCTCGAATTGCTGCGCGACTGGCTGTGGGATGCATCGAACCGGGGGTTCTCGAAAGCCACCCTGGCGCGGCGATCTGCGACGACGAAGAGCTTCTCGGCCTGGCTGTCACGCACCCACCGGCAGCCCGTCGACAACGCCATTCGACTTCGCGCGCCCAAGCCCGAGCGGTCTCTGCCGAGGGTGCTGAGCCGCGCGTCGATGCAGGTGCTGTTCGACGCTCTCGAAATCGCGGCCGCGGAGGGCGACCCGGTTGCCGAGCGTGACCGGGCGATCGTCGAACTGCTGTACGCCTCAGCCTTGCGCGTGTCGGAACTCGTCGGCATCGACGTCGACGACCTCGACGATTCGCGGCGCACGGTGCTCGTGACCGGCAAGGGCTCGAAACAGCGCGTCGTGCCGTTCGGAGCGCCTGCGGCAGAAGCGATCGCCCAGTATCGGGAACACGGCAGACGCGCTCTGCTCGCTCGCGCGAGCGCCCCTGACTCAGCGGCTGTGCCGTCGCCGGCGCGGGCGAAGGCGGCGGTCGCAGCTGCGCCGGCGGCCTCCGCGCTGTTTCTCAACACTCGCGGGGCGCGAATGGGCACGCGTTCGGTCTACGCCCTCGTCTCGAAGCTGCTTCAGGGCGTTCCCGGATCAGGCCCCGAGGGCCCCCACGCGTTTCGGCACACCGCGGCAACGCACCTGCTCGACGGGGGAGCCGATCTTCGGGCGGTACAAGAGATGCTCGGCCACGCCAGCCTCGGCACCACCCAGATCTACACCCACGTCACGACCGAGCGGCTTCGCCAGACGTACCTCGCTGCCCACCCGAGGGCCTAA
- a CDS encoding phosphodiesterase, whose protein sequence is MTTSPQPSHTIAHISDTHFLADEALLYGAVNTDATLSRILARLEASGIRFDALVFTGDIADLGQSDAYARIRSIVEPVADRLGAQLVWVMGNHDSRERLRTDLLDIAASDEPVDRVFDLNGLRLIALDTSVPGFHHGELTDAQLAWLGDVLAQPAPKGTLIALHHPPIPTTLPLMPILELQEQQRFADVVRATDVRGILGGHLHYSTHSLFAGIPISVAAATCYTMDTVSERGLLAGMNGGQSINVVTVYDDQVVHSAVPIGDYEVVTSFPAEFVSKVEALSPAEQKNAFSRQVPPAE, encoded by the coding sequence ATGACGACGAGCCCCCAACCCAGCCACACGATCGCGCACATCAGCGACACGCACTTTCTCGCCGACGAGGCACTGCTCTACGGTGCAGTGAACACCGACGCCACGCTCTCTCGCATTTTGGCGAGGCTGGAGGCGTCGGGCATTCGGTTCGACGCGCTCGTCTTCACCGGCGACATCGCCGACCTCGGGCAGAGTGACGCCTACGCGCGCATCCGGTCGATCGTCGAACCGGTGGCCGATCGCCTCGGGGCGCAACTCGTCTGGGTGATGGGAAACCACGACTCTCGCGAGCGTCTGCGCACCGACCTGCTCGACATCGCGGCGAGCGACGAGCCCGTCGACCGTGTCTTCGACCTGAACGGGTTGCGGCTCATTGCGCTCGACACCTCGGTTCCCGGCTTTCATCACGGCGAGCTCACCGATGCGCAGCTGGCCTGGCTCGGCGACGTGCTGGCCCAGCCCGCGCCGAAGGGCACGCTCATCGCGTTGCATCACCCGCCCATTCCGACGACACTCCCATTGATGCCCATTCTTGAATTGCAGGAGCAGCAGCGCTTTGCCGACGTTGTTCGGGCGACGGATGTTCGGGGCATTCTCGGCGGCCACCTGCACTACTCGACCCACTCGTTGTTCGCGGGAATTCCGATTTCGGTGGCCGCCGCGACGTGTTACACGATGGATACCGTCTCAGAGCGTGGTCTGCTCGCGGGGATGAACGGCGGCCAATCCATCAACGTCGTCACGGTCTACGACGACCAGGTCGTTCACTCGGCCGTGCCGATCGGCGACTACGAGGTCGTCACGTCGTTCCCGGCAGAATTCGTGTCGAAGGTCGAAGCGCTCTCGCCTGCCGAGCAGAAAAACGCCTTCTCCCGCCAGGTTCCGCCAGCGGAGTGA
- the dprA gene encoding DNA-processing protein DprA: protein MTIFSLDETIVSTAVKAITHRDGEEPANDGARFDIAERFARATWSGLAEPGDVVAGTLVRALGAPAALGALLERHKNARILEALAEAGVETVSSTVLSQALDRWAPRLGSTAALNSMQSAARCGARLIVPSDAEWPTSLADLGEHEPLALWVRGRPAEFRRASHSVALVGARAATGYGEHVAMEMSAGLSDRGVGVVSGAAYGIDGMAHRAALASSGFTVAFLAGGVDRFYPSGHDALLTRIASVGAVVSEMPCGSPPTKWRFLQRNRLIAALSRATVVVEAGTRSGSLNTAAHAAAIGRPLGAVPGPVTSASSAGCHRLLREYNAECVTNSEEVIGLFLAVGEALPRRGDERGAASGTGGERGAEGAGEEVRGADGAARRSGETLRLMDALSNRSARRTEELAKRAGLGIDRTRAMLGVLQVAGDVIEVDLGWKKIEP, encoded by the coding sequence ATGACCATTTTCTCGCTCGATGAAACGATCGTCTCGACCGCCGTCAAGGCGATCACCCACCGCGACGGCGAGGAGCCCGCAAACGATGGCGCCCGCTTTGACATTGCCGAGCGGTTCGCGCGGGCGACGTGGAGCGGCCTCGCCGAGCCCGGAGATGTCGTGGCCGGCACGCTGGTTCGTGCGCTCGGGGCGCCAGCAGCTCTTGGTGCCCTGCTCGAGCGCCATAAGAACGCCCGCATTCTCGAAGCGCTTGCGGAGGCCGGTGTCGAAACGGTGTCGTCTACGGTTCTGTCCCAGGCGCTGGATCGGTGGGCTCCTCGCCTGGGCTCGACCGCGGCGCTGAACTCCATGCAGTCGGCGGCACGGTGCGGTGCTCGTCTCATCGTGCCGAGCGATGCCGAGTGGCCCACCTCGCTCGCCGACCTCGGTGAACATGAACCCCTGGCGCTCTGGGTGCGCGGAAGGCCGGCCGAGTTTCGCCGAGCAAGCCACTCGGTCGCCCTCGTCGGCGCGCGGGCCGCGACCGGCTACGGCGAGCATGTGGCCATGGAGATGTCGGCAGGCCTCAGCGACCGGGGTGTGGGTGTGGTCTCGGGCGCGGCCTACGGAATCGACGGCATGGCGCACCGAGCCGCCCTTGCGAGTTCGGGCTTCACTGTCGCGTTTCTGGCCGGTGGGGTCGATCGGTTCTATCCCAGCGGCCACGACGCACTGCTGACGCGCATCGCGTCGGTGGGAGCGGTGGTCTCAGAGATGCCCTGTGGCTCGCCGCCGACCAAGTGGAGGTTTCTGCAGCGCAACCGCCTCATCGCCGCTCTGTCGCGCGCGACCGTGGTGGTGGAGGCGGGCACTCGCAGCGGTTCGCTCAATACGGCAGCCCACGCGGCGGCAATCGGCCGGCCGCTCGGTGCTGTGCCGGGCCCGGTGACGTCTGCATCGTCGGCGGGCTGTCATCGCTTACTGCGCGAGTACAACGCCGAGTGCGTCACGAACTCCGAGGAGGTCATCGGGCTGTTCTTGGCCGTCGGTGAGGCTCTCCCTCGCCGGGGCGACGAACGGGGTGCGGCGTCGGGCACAGGAGGGGAGAGAGGCGCCGAAGGCGCGGGCGAAGAGGTGCGGGGTGCGGATGGCGCGGCTCGCCGTTCGGGCGAGACACTGCGGCTGATGGATGCTCTCAGCAACCGCTCGGCACGCAGAACCGAGGAGCTGGCCAAGCGTGCGGGTCTGGGAATCGATCGCACGAGGGCCATGCTCGGGGTGCTGCAGGTCGCCGGTGATGTGATCGAAGTCGATCTCGGGTGGAAGAAGATAGAACCATGA
- a CDS encoding YifB family Mg chelatase-like AAA ATPase, whose translation MMVARTYSVALLGMTGSMVEVEADMGNGLPTLMIIGLPDTALADARDRVRAAASNSGCPLPVSKITVNLSPAALPKHGSTFDLAIAMAILASSGSISARSVEGVVHLGEMSLDGRLRPMNGVLPAIAAAARAGFRTFMVPAGNRHEAELVPDVTIVPVVSMRDAAIYHGGSFDPVGLEVIEGSELVTDNEPHYELADVIGNPDSVLALVAAAAGGHHMFMLGPPGAGKTMLAARLPGLLPDLDTAQALEVSSIRSLAGAGVPRTLATRPPFESPHHTATAASLIGGGSKQIRPGAAARACHGVLFLDEAPEFATNVLDCLRQPLESGIISIHRANAVARFPGRFQLVLAANPCPCGQYGAAETNCVCTPNTRRRYLARLSGPLLDRIDIQVQVRRVTAGELRTAQLEPRLTTAKARSQVAAARGRMAERLVDTPWSLNNQVSGEWLRAGPRRLGLDVTASLDRALERGGITMRGYDRILRVAWTLADLDDADQPDLDHVGRALYLRKSLAT comes from the coding sequence CTGATGGTGGCGCGCACGTATTCGGTGGCGCTGCTCGGAATGACCGGGTCGATGGTCGAGGTCGAGGCCGACATGGGCAACGGGTTGCCCACGCTGATGATCATCGGGTTGCCTGACACGGCGCTCGCTGACGCCCGTGACAGGGTGCGCGCGGCAGCGAGCAACTCCGGCTGCCCGCTGCCGGTGAGCAAGATCACCGTGAACCTCAGCCCGGCGGCGCTGCCCAAGCACGGTTCTACGTTCGACCTCGCGATCGCCATGGCCATTCTGGCGTCGTCGGGCAGCATCTCGGCTCGATCGGTCGAGGGCGTAGTGCATCTCGGCGAGATGAGTCTCGACGGGCGGCTGCGGCCGATGAACGGGGTGCTACCTGCGATAGCGGCGGCGGCTCGGGCCGGTTTCCGCACGTTCATGGTGCCGGCCGGCAACCGGCACGAGGCCGAGCTGGTACCCGACGTGACCATAGTGCCGGTCGTTTCGATGCGTGACGCGGCGATCTATCATGGCGGGTCGTTCGACCCGGTCGGCCTCGAGGTCATCGAGGGCAGCGAGCTCGTTACCGATAACGAACCGCATTACGAACTCGCCGACGTCATCGGCAATCCCGACTCCGTGCTCGCCTTAGTCGCCGCCGCGGCCGGAGGTCACCACATGTTCATGCTGGGCCCGCCTGGCGCCGGAAAGACCATGCTCGCCGCTCGGCTGCCCGGCTTGCTGCCCGATCTCGACACCGCGCAGGCGCTCGAGGTGAGCTCGATCCGGTCACTTGCCGGTGCCGGTGTTCCACGTACGCTGGCCACTCGGCCGCCCTTCGAGAGTCCACACCACACCGCAACAGCGGCATCGCTCATCGGCGGCGGATCGAAACAGATTCGCCCGGGCGCGGCTGCGCGCGCCTGTCACGGGGTACTTTTTCTCGACGAGGCACCCGAGTTCGCCACCAACGTGCTCGACTGTCTGAGGCAACCGCTCGAGTCCGGCATCATCTCGATTCATCGCGCAAACGCCGTGGCACGGTTTCCCGGGAGGTTTCAGCTCGTGCTCGCGGCGAATCCGTGCCCGTGCGGTCAGTACGGCGCCGCAGAGACGAACTGCGTGTGCACACCGAATACCCGACGGCGTTACCTCGCCCGGCTATCGGGGCCGCTGCTCGACCGCATCGACATTCAGGTGCAGGTGCGCCGCGTGACGGCGGGCGAACTCCGCACGGCACAGCTCGAGCCGCGCCTGACCACGGCGAAGGCGCGCTCTCAGGTTGCCGCCGCGCGCGGGCGAATGGCCGAAAGGCTCGTCGACACTCCCTGGAGTCTTAACAACCAAGTTTCGGGCGAGTGGTTGCGCGCAGGCCCGCGACGGCTCGGTCTTGATGTGACAGCCTCGCTCGATCGGGCCCTCGAGAGGGGCGGCATCACAATGCGCGGATACGACCGCATTCTGCGCGTCGCCTGGACTCTGGCCGACCTCGACGACGCAGACCAGCCCGATCTCGACCACGTGGGCCGTGCCCTCTACCTCAGAAAGTCACTAGCGACATGA
- a CDS encoding YraN family protein has translation MKAKDELGRRGEQLAVDHLVGAGYTIVQRNWRCTQGEIDIVAERRGVVVFVEVKTRSGLRYGHPFEAITVAKLARLKRLSAAWCEAHGAEATAEGNSGDSDGDGGVDAAAANRRRARRQIRIDAIGVVAPTGRPATIEHLEGIF, from the coding sequence ATGAAAGCGAAAGACGAGCTCGGCAGACGCGGCGAGCAACTTGCCGTCGACCACTTGGTCGGCGCGGGGTATACCATCGTGCAGCGCAATTGGCGGTGCACGCAGGGCGAGATCGACATCGTGGCGGAGCGCCGTGGAGTCGTGGTCTTCGTCGAGGTGAAGACCCGATCGGGGCTGCGGTACGGGCATCCGTTCGAGGCGATCACGGTGGCGAAGCTGGCGCGATTGAAACGGTTGAGCGCGGCATGGTGCGAGGCGCACGGGGCCGAGGCAACGGCTGAAGGCAACTCGGGCGACAGCGACGGCGACGGCGGCGTCGACGCGGCGGCGGCGAATCGTCGTCGCGCGCGGCGGCAGATCCGCATTGATGCGATCGGCGTCGTTGCACCGACGGGGCGCCCGGCAACGATCGAGCACCTCGAGGGCATCTTCTGA
- a CDS encoding DUF2469 domain-containing protein encodes MEEDEFEDYDREVELALYREYRDVVSQFKYVIETERRFYLANDVDLVRRDTEHDFYFELTMSDVWVWDVYRSDRFVKSVRVLTFKDVNIEELSSKDFELPKELALDE; translated from the coding sequence ATGGAAGAAGATGAGTTCGAGGACTACGACCGCGAGGTCGAGTTGGCCCTCTACCGCGAATACCGCGACGTCGTGTCGCAGTTCAAGTATGTGATCGAGACCGAGCGCCGGTTCTATCTGGCCAATGACGTCGACCTCGTGAGGCGCGATACGGAGCACGACTTCTACTTCGAACTCACGATGAGCGACGTGTGGGTGTGGGACGTCTATCGTTCCGACCGGTTCGTCAAGTCTGTTCGTGTGTTGACCTTCAAAGACGTCAACATCGAAGAGCTTTCGTCGAAAGACTTCGAGCTGCCGAAAGAGCTCGCGCTCGACGAGTAG
- a CDS encoding ribonuclease HII yields MTPVADPTLKHERALGRQGARLVIGVDEVGRGALAGPVAVGMCVIDPVRPGKFPPGLRDSKLLAEPRREQLAPLAAAWARASAVGLASANEVDELGIMVCLGLAGARALETLLAAGVDVSDAVLVLDGNYDYLSRHLSAPVRVTTRIKADRDCASVAAASVVAKVHRDRLMNSLDGEVPGYKWASNKGYASAAHFEALDLLGPSEHHRHTWLKTDRMLRLFEEA; encoded by the coding sequence ATGACGCCCGTCGCCGACCCGACTCTGAAGCACGAGCGCGCGCTCGGGCGCCAAGGCGCACGCCTGGTCATCGGTGTCGACGAGGTCGGGCGCGGCGCGCTGGCGGGCCCCGTCGCGGTGGGAATGTGCGTGATCGATCCCGTTCGCCCGGGCAAATTCCCGCCCGGGCTGCGCGACTCGAAACTGCTGGCCGAGCCTCGGCGGGAGCAACTGGCTCCGCTGGCCGCGGCGTGGGCGCGGGCATCCGCTGTGGGCCTGGCGAGTGCGAACGAAGTCGACGAACTCGGCATCATGGTGTGCCTCGGGCTGGCCGGCGCGAGGGCGCTCGAGACGCTGCTCGCGGCGGGGGTCGACGTGTCAGATGCGGTGCTGGTGCTCGACGGCAACTACGACTACCTCAGTCGGCACCTCAGCGCGCCGGTGCGGGTGACGACGCGCATCAAGGCCGACCGTGATTGCGCCTCGGTGGCGGCCGCGTCAGTCGTGGCCAAAGTGCATCGTGACCGGCTGATGAATTCGCTCGATGGCGAGGTTCCCGGGTACAAGTGGGCGAGCAACAAGGGGTACGCCTCTGCTGCGCATTTCGAGGCGCTCGATCTTCTGGGGCCGAGCGAACATCATCGGCACACGTGGCTCAAGACCGATCGGATGCTCAGGCTCTTCGAAGAGGCGTGA